In Fimbriimonadaceae bacterium, a single window of DNA contains:
- a CDS encoding adenylosuccinate lyase, whose amino-acid sequence MIDRYTTPAMTAIWSREAKYRRWMEVEVAICQAHMEAGTVPAADFEQIKAKAAFSLERCDEIEKETRHDLAAFVRNLEENIGPAGRWVHFGVTSYDVIDTALGMMLRDSCDVLLKDIDGLLVEVTRLKADHVETPMIGRTHGIHAEPITFAFKCASWEEELLRNRARVERTRAEVAFGKVSGAVGIHAHVSPAMEARVCEILGLSPEPVSTQIINRDRHAFFMNNLALLGAGLERVATELRNLQRTEILEVQEAFAAGQTGSSAMPHKRNPWNSETVVGLSRLLRGNAHAMLESVATWHERDLTNSSLERVVFPDSCHLADFMLVRLTRILQGLVVFKDNMGKNLRLMGDLVFSEHLMSALILKGLGRREAYKIAQRHAAATWDGADFKTSVTTDPEVSAVLDEKELAEVFSLAHHLRHAPR is encoded by the coding sequence ATGATCGACCGCTACACCACCCCCGCCATGACCGCCATTTGGAGCCGAGAGGCCAAGTACCGGCGGTGGATGGAGGTCGAGGTGGCCATCTGCCAGGCTCACATGGAGGCGGGCACGGTGCCTGCCGCCGATTTCGAGCAGATCAAGGCCAAGGCCGCGTTCAGCCTGGAACGATGTGACGAGATCGAGAAGGAGACGCGCCACGACCTCGCCGCCTTCGTCCGGAACCTGGAGGAAAACATCGGCCCCGCCGGGAGGTGGGTGCACTTCGGCGTCACCAGTTACGACGTCATCGACACGGCCTTGGGCATGATGCTCCGGGACTCGTGCGACGTCTTGCTCAAGGACATCGACGGCTTGCTTGTCGAAGTGACCCGCCTGAAGGCCGACCACGTCGAGACGCCGATGATCGGCCGCACCCATGGTATCCATGCCGAACCGATCACCTTCGCGTTCAAGTGCGCCAGTTGGGAAGAGGAGCTCCTTCGCAACCGGGCCCGTGTCGAGCGCACGAGGGCCGAGGTCGCCTTCGGCAAAGTGAGTGGCGCGGTCGGCATCCACGCCCACGTGTCCCCCGCCATGGAGGCCAGGGTGTGCGAGATACTCGGGCTGTCGCCCGAACCGGTGAGCACCCAGATCATCAACCGCGACCGGCATGCGTTCTTCATGAACAACCTCGCTCTCCTTGGGGCTGGGCTCGAACGGGTCGCCACCGAACTCCGCAACCTGCAGCGCACCGAGATTTTGGAGGTCCAGGAGGCCTTTGCCGCCGGCCAGACCGGCAGCAGCGCGATGCCCCACAAGCGCAACCCCTGGAACAGCGAGACCGTCGTCGGGCTCTCCCGCCTCCTCCGCGGCAACGCCCATGCGATGCTCGAGAGCGTCGCGACTTGGCACGAGCGCGACCTGACCAACTCAAGCCTCGAGCGTGTCGTCTTTCCCGATTCGTGCCACTTGGCCGACTTCATGCTCGTCCGCCTGACCCGCATTCTTCAGGGCTTGGTCGTGTTCAAGGACAACATGGGCAAGAACCTGCGTTTGATGGGCGACCTCGTCTTCAGCGAGCACCTGATGTCGGCGTTGATCCTCAAGGGCCTAGGTCGACGCGAGGCCTATAAGATCGCCCAGCGGCACGCCGCCGCCACGTGGGACGGGGCCGACTTCAAGACAAGCGTCACCACCGACCCGGAGGTGAGTGCGGTCTTGGACGAGAAAGAACTCGCCGAGGTCTTCAGCCTTGCCCATCACTTGCGCCACGCTCCGCGCTAA